The DNA segment GTCCAAGTTCCATGGATACAATGAACTGTACTGGATCCTTTCATTATATGCAAAGGACGACATGCATATTCCACTAAAGATCCAGGGCTGTAACTTGCCAACTGATTGATATCATTAACGGTAATACTATTTTTAACTACAGGAGGGGAATTGCAGCTCCCACCAGTTTCTACAGTCCGATAATCTTCTGTGGTCAATGCCCTGCCCACatctgagaaataaaaataatggaaacAGAAGTACAACAATAACAATCTAATGATGTTCAACTATACTTTATCAAAATTATTACATACAGTAAATGGCATTTCAATCCTTTTGCATTTTTAAGTTAcaaatttcccttttctttttctcaacatGTTAGCTTTAAGCTAACAAAGTCATAGTTAGGAAAATTCAGAAGTCAGCAAAAGGTTGTACTCAATTTTCTACTGCCTCTCTGACATAGAAAAGGGTCAGTTTTTAGTTCTGGGAATAAATATATTCTTACAGAAATAATATCATCTGAATCTCTTGGATAGAACTAGCTATCCAGAATGTCTGATATCTAGAATACTCTATTTTGGATGACTAAATATCCCTGAATGCATATCACATTTATATTTGAAGAGAAAATACGTAACATAGGCATTACATTATATAGTAAAATTCCATCTTCCATTATATAATTATCTAACACCAATATTTAGAGTCAGACCTATGCatttgggaggtgaagtccatttCCCATTCTCACATCGGATTTCTCTAGTTCCATTAAGCTGGAATGAATGCTCACACTGATAATGTATTACGTCCCCCTGACGGTAGGTTCTTAAATTGGTTAGCAATATGGTATTTGGGGGCTGAGGTGGGGGAGGgcatttgtttcttctttctgtaatcagaataataaataatagcaaaATACCATTTTGTTTAAGTAAAAGTTTTACAGTACACTCTTTCagaaaagacaaagaaatcttggactaaaacaaaacatcatTATCtttttctaggaaaaaaaaatcaagcacacTGCTTTTACTATACTTATACTATGTATACTTATCCAGTAAGATAGTAAGGGAAGCAAAATCAAAGTACACAGTCACAGTCCTCCAGGTAACCAAAATGTGAAACACACctacttggaaaaaaataattgtaaggATAAACATGCTATATATAGAAAAGGAGCATTTGGTTTATGCTCTTCAGTTAATGAttcagtataatttttccctcttAACTATTTCTGCAACATATTTAAAGCAAATTATATAATCAGTGGTTTTTGGTGAAGAGCAGGGAAAAAGAATATATTGTATAATGAAAATATTAATGGAGGTTGCTCTACCAAAATGGAGGCTCGCTTATGGCTGGTAGACTTAATTCTATGGTTAAAGCTTAACTCTTGTCCAATAAACCAGGTTGCTCTAAGAACTTCTACTCTGTCCCCGGAGTTTTAACTGTTTGTGGGCTATGCCTCTTGAGCAGCAAGTCCTTACTGATAAGGGCAAAATGAACTACTCTTTAAATCCTGGCATCTGAATCCGATTCTGAAGCCAGCCAAATAACTTCCTACTGTCTAATCTCAAAGTTGATATAACTTCTGCTCTGTTAGAGGGCAAATTTAATAGGACATCCTATCAGGAAAAAAATTGCCTATTTGAACTTTAAATATGccatgggaccaggttatttgaggaACTGTCTCTCCCCAATCACATCTACCCATCCCATCAGGTCTGGCAAGAAAGGCGTGTTGCAGGTCCTATCCACAAAGGAAGTTCATCTGATGGCACCCGATGGAGAGCATTTTCTGCTGTGGCACCCAcagcagaaatgaaagatcattttcCCTAAGATTGGCCCTGACCTTGCTGACTTTACTGAAGGGCCTGAAAACATGGCTTTACCATGTGGCTGTGGGGATCCAGTAATGTACAGTAGGCATGGAGCCTACAAAGTGGCCCTGTTGCTAAGGAAATTGAGTGAACTGTCTTGCAGATGGATTTCTAAATGACTTTCAATTTCTTTATTGTCTTTAATAGATTTTTGttaagtttttttcttgttttgtgtgCCAGTCATGTTTGTAAGATGGGCAATTATACAACTTTACTAAACAAAGTTATAGGGATCTATGAATAGTATAAAAGAAGTACCTTCACATATTGGAAATTCTGGATACCAGCCAAAATAATAACACTGAATTAATTCAGATCCTCTTAAAGTATAACCTTCCAAACAGATAATCTGAATTACATCTCCTTCTTCATAAGTGCTTTTCTTAGGATATACTTTTCCATGTGCAATATGATTTGGAGATGAACACTCTAATTCTAAAAAGCAAGGCAAAAtaagaatgaatatgaataagtgATTTATTTTTTAGTGTTGACAGATACCACCTGCTGTTGGTATTTGGCCTAAAGCAAAGTCCTGTAAATTAACTTACTAGTACATTTGGGAACAAGTAACCACCCTTGAATCTGACACAGCACTTCTTCTGTTGTGTTTCCTCCGGCTGTAACATATCCATCCATGCATTCATATTTGAGCTTGTCATTCACACTGAACGTTCTCTGCACTGTATGATAATGACCATATAACAGATCTGGAGCTAAGCAAGTCCCTGAAAACAAATGGCAGAAAAACCAAAcaggcattgaaaaaagggaagaggaaaaatagGTTGTGCAGAAAACAGTACAAGGTATAGATAGcattatatttgttgttgttgatatttttaattcACTGACACTAAGTTATCTCGAGAGAAGCCTAAATATGGAAGCAATGAGTTAGTCATAAATTAAGACAGGTATAGTAGAGACAAAATAACTCAAAACACTTTTTTTCCAGATTAATTGACTTCAGCTAATCAATTAAAGGTCAGATTTAATTCTATTGGTCTCTTGAGTTACTCTGTGCAAGTAGCTCCAAACCTGGCCAGAATTGAATCCTCAAtctttgcaagattttttttatcttggggaCGATGGGTGTTAAAGGATGAAAAGTTTTGCAACTTTCAGGAAGTGAtaaaagcaggcaggcaggcagaaagcaaggaaggaaagttgGTTGGTTTTCCAGGGCTTACTGCCAGCTTCTCACAAGGAAATTCATTGGTGAAGACAACAGGAAGTTGGAAGACTCTTCCAgtctcactgatttttttttatccacctgtggtgattcagatttttttttaaggaaatatttttgaaacaatgacccaatgggTCATGGGTTATTTAATATTACCTAAAGGTTCTTTAGTGGCTTCCATACACTGTGGATGAACTGACCACCCATCTTGAAGACATTGTATACTTGCATCcctcttgccttctggagttTGGTAGCCTGAATGGCAACTATATTTTAAGTTTTCCCAGATGTCGTAAGATAATTTTGTATCAGAAAATACACCATTATCCAAAGTAGGTTGAACGCATTTCTCTTTAGTGTGttaaaggaaaaagaggagaaaaatgttatatttcttttctttgttcatAAAAGTTAAACTCTTACATGGCAAGAATTATATTATAAAAAGGACCCATAGTCACTTAACCAAATTCCATACATCAAGAAGCCATGTTAATAGCTTGAGAAATCTACAGATAATCCTTGCTTATTTACTGGATACTtaacaactattcaaagttataaaaAACTCCtccaaaaggtacttatgaccctTCCTTCCATATCCACCCATACTGTCAAGGCTTGGCAACTAGCTCACATTTGCaatcagttgcagcatcccatggacaCATGATAGCAATCTAGAACTTTTTTGTCAGCTATTTAACTATCAAATTGTATATAGATTGCTCATCCTAGCTATACTTTACAGTGTATATAACTTTCAAATTTTCTTATCACATGAAGAATACAACATTTCTTTTCTAACTAGACTAGAAAGATAAGAATGTGGACTTACTATAACATTTGGGGACTGGTGTCCAGCCTTCATTGGTGCAATTTACCCTTCCGTTTTGACTTCCAGTTTCAGTTGAATACCCAGCCAAGCAGGTATATGAGAGCTTTTCGCCTTTCTTCAttggaaaataataatttttaaaactataataatatAGTGCAATCCTTCCATTTTCTATATTGGGGAAGTCACAAGCTTTGTCTAGAAGAAATGTATTAATATTCAAgtaggaagaaatgaaaaaatataCCCTTCAAACCACTTCATTTTAACCATGGACAGtaggcaaatgaaaaaaaaagacaggaactgtctttaaaatatgttatcAGTGACTATGCTCAGATAGTTGAATCCAGTTGAATACATTGTTTCTACTTCATGACTCAAATTTTGACAAAAtcctcatatatatgtaggtttgCTTACTGTTCACTTTATAAGCCTAAACTTTAAACTTCACTTTATAAGAACTTTATAAGATGTGAAGTTGTTAAAAGGATATTAGAacctaatgaataaataaataccaagtcCTTTAAAAAATCTTACAAAACAATGCAATTAAAATGCAAGTTTGTAATATGAGGCTTATTGTATGATGTAATATCCCAATAAACATGATCTTCTATTTACCATGTTtccctcttacacacacacacacctcggtTAAGATTAAATTATTATCCAAAATCTTTTGATTGCTAGCACAACTTTCAGCCTCTCAGGATGCATGCAATCATACGTTTTTACAtatattcttaaaaaaataaagacgTAATCAGAAGGGGATGATACACACATCAATTTTGAACCTAGAACATCAGTATCTACTGCCTTATAATTGTTGAAAAAGTAGTGACATTTTAACAACATATATTTGATTTTTACCTTCAGCAAGAAGTTTCCTTATTGCAGCAAACATTAATAGAAATGAAAACATCCACCTTTTATATCCCATCCTGAGTGCTTTCCTGGCAAGTTTGTATTATCCCACTTTTGGTAGTTTACTCCGTTCTGAAGGCAGTTCAGTTAATAATTTATAGGAGAGCATGACAGactggaagataaattgaaagatTATTTCTTAAACTACTACTCGTTCTAGGTAACGACTATTTGAGGCCTCAGATTCAATCAAAAATGACTCGGATTTAATCTTAATTAACTCATTTTAATCAAGCTGGGAAATTCATATTATAGTTTCTTCTGTATTTACTCCTAGACTGGCATAAAATACTTTTATTGAAATCCGTATCATTTTTACTTCTTTGGCCTTGTCAGCTATATGAAGTCTGACAGGTAAAAACTGTTCTTTTCACTATGAAACTTTATTTCCAATATAGAATTATATATATCTAAGTTGTAGGAAGGCAGCATCTCCTTTAGGATATTTCACAATATACCTGTTCTGTCTCCCCCACCTCACTTAAGAAAACACACGTGCCGAAGAACGTCTGCCAGCAATGTTTACAAATTGGCCTAGTTTCCTTTGGCAGAGTAAAGTTCCGGCAGCAATTCCCCaagttcttatcaagagtcagcgtGTTACAGTCCATCGCCGGAGCAACCAGGAGACCacagaatggtcaagagttactcatgaaaatccaagccttaaatccaaaaactgtctgaagctcacacgataCAGTTCccccttagtagcttttgtccgtcacaagggccagatggcaaccccactcgcttttatcccctgtggagtgtggctcagtGATTCAgcactctgggcctgccacacctcttcctctgctacgCACGCCTCTCTTGCTGACAGTGCCTAGGGTCTATCCAGGATTGATTCTCGTCTTTTATCTGTGGAGGCtcagacacgccttcttcctggccttccgccggcacttgaggcgttgccaggaaggagggacctggagagggaagtcttgtcggctcctctccctcactctcctcctcctcctccatgaagacaggctcgggggccagaaTCACAATACCATTCCAAGTTCTACAAATGTAAGATGACCAATTGTCCTCCTTTAGgaagacagtccttcttttgtaagttctgtcctctctcagtgtcctcctacatgtcctccttttcgatatttgaagactaatctgtaaatctccgtatagcaatgccgatccgatccgttgcgtgtgatgtatttgtatttgacacaaTGATTCAAGACTCAGTACAATGCGGTGAGATgcgattatgagacgcatgcaCTCCGCACAGAATTGTTTTGAGTGTGCCGAGCGCAAgttgctttgtttacttcttaccgaaacacaacACAGCACACACGCAcatattagactcacttctttctcagtgaatattcaatcatacacagttgagcacaataattcatgttttattttttatttttttgtttacatttatatcccgcccttctccaaagactcagggcggcttacattgtgttttattaattcatgttttattaattaatacatgttttattaattcattatgcatttat comes from the Ahaetulla prasina isolate Xishuangbanna chromosome 3, ASM2864084v1, whole genome shotgun sequence genome and includes:
- the LOC131194831 gene encoding coagulation factor XIII B chain-like, with amino-acid sequence MGYKRWMFSFLLMFAAIRKLLAEDKACDFPNIENGRIALYYYSFKNYYFPMKKGEKLSYTCLAGYSTETGSQNGRVNCTNEGWTPVPKCYKKCVQPTLDNGVFSDTKLSYDIWENLKYSCHSGYQTPEGKRDASIQCLQDGWSVHPQCMEATKEPLGTCLAPDLLYGHYHTVQRTFSVNDKLKYECMDGYVTAGGNTTEEVLCQIQGWLLVPKCTKLECSSPNHIAHGKVYPKKSTYEEGDVIQIICLEGYTLRGSELIQCYYFGWYPEFPICEERRNKCPPPPQPPNTILLTNLRTYRQGDVIHYQCEHSFQLNGTREIRCENGKWTSPPKCIDVGRALTTEDYRTVETGGSCNSPPVVKNSITVNDINQLASYSPGSLVEYACRPLHIMKGSSTVHCIHGTWTEPPTCLEPCLATEEIPGDYNIEMKWKLEKEWYFMHGDFIEFVCKPGYVLPPLVSESKLLVYCSDGQLRYPQCISKGLSANCGPPPSIENGVVMGSLTENYEDGSTIQYSCNEYHVLQGSMTVFCSRSQWTTPPDCIEPCTLSQEEMAKNNLLLKWDFDNRPYFLHGEFVEFVCKAYHTTTGRLLSNSPSEFRVQCQNGQLLYPQCIKNKG